The nucleotide sequence ggcgctcttccacttgagccactctgctgccaCCCGCACCCctaccccccacccacccctttgGTCTCTAGGAGACCAAAGCAGCCTACTGTTTTCCTTCTGATCATCTTGGTTTTACTTGGGAAATAGTAGAGCTTTGTTGAAGGGAgaaatgattttgatttttgggtctttatgaaAATGAGTGGTAAAATTTGTCTAACTCCTtcgctctctccctccccttcctcaaAGACATAGTAAAAGTGAGTAGGAAGGGAACTCTGAAACCTGCGTGTGACTGTGAGTTTACTCAGGATGAGAAGTGGGTGAGAGTTGAAGTGTTCACTAATCGGAGCTGTTCCCAGTTTATATCTCACGGACTGCACAGCTGACTTTCCACTGCTTTGCTAAATTCTGAGCTcatttcttcccctctccctccctttggcagtgctggggacccAAGGCCTCAGTTCATTTCTTAAATTGAGGGGTTTGGTCCCCTTGTAATTACTACTTTGCTTCTAATCAATGGAAATTCATTAAAGGAAAATTCATAAAATAGTGACTAATCAAGCTGACCATTCAGCTTATCACATCTCTCATATTCTAGTAAGTCATTAGACACAAACCTGAATTGGCATGGACTAGTGAGAAGCCTGTGCACCACTGGTCTGATCTCCCACGTGGGGAACACAGGCCTGCTCTAGACTTGCACACTGGATAAGTTGTTCATTGGGAAGTTGATTTATTTTAAGTCAGAAGGAAATTGTGGTACATTTTAGTGTTgtatcagttttgcattttttttaagggactgggatttgaactggggACTTTGcccttgcaaatatttttgcatttttgaaacaaatgtttgttttggctttccttaaagaatttaaagggctggaggcatggctcaagctcatgaagccctgagtaaaaactccagcactgcaagaaaagaaaaaattaaacacaagttcttttctggtggtgctggggattgaacccaggactttgtggatgctaggcaagtactctaccactgagctatacttgcAGCTCCTAaggtgtctctttttcttttttttgggatgGGCTTactgtgttgcctaggctgaTTTTGGAGTCGTGATCCTctggcctctgccttccaagtgctggatttTCAGGCATATTCTCCCACCCCTCTCTCTTTTACAGGCTTACTGCATAAGAATTCGTACAAATACTCAGGGCTGGATgctcagtggctcaagtggtacaaggtcctgagttcatactgcagtactgcaaaaaacaaaactcaaatacTCAGTTTGACAGATCTTTGACACCTAATATGACCATGTCCTTCCAGCATCCATGTATCCTGGTTGTGTTTCTCCTTTAACAATGACATCTAGATCACTTAGACAACCACAGGCTGCTCCATCCCTACCATGGTTGTCAGTGAATCTCGTATTTTTCTGGTGTACGTTTCAACGTTGTTGTATTGCTAGTGTATTTATAGCTCTGTGGAAAATTACACTCTCATGCTTTGCCTTCCAGGACATTTCAGAGTGAGTTCTCTCATAACCCTCATTATAGCGGTGGCGTTGGTTCTGTGTCATTTACTTGGGCTACATTTTTGCTTCCAGCTTTTTGCCATTCTGAAAACACAGCGATGGCCCGCTTTGAGCTGTTTCCTCAGTTGAGATTTGTGGAAGTGAGAGTGCTAGATTAGTGGAGAGGGAAGTCCTTCACCCCTCTCTTAGAGGAAGTGAAGAAAGGAACCACCCACACGGCTGCCCGGAAGTCTGATTCTCTTCCCTCTTGTAAAATAGTCAGGAGTCTCACAGTCTTGTAAAGCTCAGAGACACACTTTATCTTGTAGGTAGCAACATCTTGCTCTCTAGGGAAGAACTAAGCTTGTCATAGTCCACGTAACTTCCTGCCGCCTTGCCCTTCAGCCTCACATCTCACACCTCCCAGCTCCTGGGTGTTCCCACCTAGGGTTCACTTTGGCTCTCTCCAGTGCTCTAGCTATTCATCCTCACTAATTTGCatcactattttattttgttttaattaaacagGAAAGAGCCAGACTTCTCAGAGGTCAGTCTGTTCAGCCAGTGGGACCCCAGGGCCTTCTGTATGTTCAGCAGAGAGAGCTTGCAGTGACCTCCCCAAAGGATGGTAGGTTAGGAAGCAGTGAACTGGGCACTATCCCAAAAGGCTActggatattttattttgtttctttttcaaacagGCTCCATCTCCATTCTGGGTTCTGATGATGCCACCACTTGTCACATTGTGGTCCTGAGGCACACAGGTATGATGAGAGGTGAAGGAAACCATTACTTCAACCCACCCAGCCGTGCGGGACCATTTACTCTCTCACTCGGAGTCTCCTGGTGTCTGATTTGAAGCCGGACTCGGCCCACCGTCGTTCTAGTCTGCATGGTGTCTCCCCCATGCCCTGGTCAGAATGGGTTGGCTGGGCAGCACggccttttctgttttcttgcagGATATCCAAAGACGAGGCAGGCTGAATGGACAGGAGTGACCTTGGCTTGCTTCCCAAGTTGTCATCAGGAATAACCTGAGTCCTTTCACCCTTGTTCTTTAGGTAATGGGGCGACCTGCCTGACACATTGTGACGGAACTGACACCAAAGCTGAAGTGTCCTTGATCATGAACTCCATAAAATCCTTTTCCAATGATGTTCACGGTGGAAGGTGAGTGCCACACTGCTCTGCTATGTTCTTTGGGACAAGTAGAGGACCTTGTGGGTTCAGTTACAGCAACGTAGGGGACTAACCCCACACTTGTTAACAGTCCAGAGAAGGGATTAACAACTTGGAGAAGAGCTTGTGGAGGTGGCTCTGCCTGAGCCCATGCCCAGTCAACAAATGGATGGGGGCACCGGTGAAGGGCTGGTCCCgggatttaaaacaaatttttggcagtactaagatttaaactcagggctttgctcttgctaagcaaatgctctatcacttgagcctctccaccagtccttttttgtattgggtattttccagataaggtctcacgaactgtttttCCAGGCTGACTCTGGACCATGATCCATCTGatatttgtctcctgagtagctagtattacaggcgtgatccactggtgcctggggtttttttttgcagtgctggggttggaGCCCAGGTCTTTTGCATATGCTGGACAAGCTCTCTCCCATTGGCATGCCTTGGTTTAGGTTTTCACCTAAGCATCAGATGTTGCTATGCTGTACCCCAGGTGGAGGGGCCTCTACCAGCTGCTCCTTCAGCACTTCCTACAGAAATGCTTCCTGTGGGCAGCTTGTTGTCAGGGCCTGGTGCCTCTGGCTGGAGGGCGCATGGTGCACACTCTGAAGCACTGGCGGAGAGAATTGTGAAGGACAGCAAGGCAGGGAGCAGCAGGGAATGGCTAGACAAGGTGTGCAGTCTAACACTGCACACGTCCGTGGTTCAGAAGGGGTCACAGGGTAAAGCTGACCCCAGCCTGgcttccccaccccatccccaaccAGTCTCATTTCTCCCTGCATTTGACAAGGCACAGTCGGAGTCCTGGGGTCACATAGCTAGCTAGTGCATCCCAGGTCTGACTGTCCCCATCAATGCTCACACACCTGTTCCCCTCCTTCCTGCATTACTAGACTTGTTTAATTTTCTTGGTAGAACTGGGCCAGCGTCTACAAGTGCTCAGAATCCCAGGGAAGCTCTTAGTTACCTCATCAGTGCAACACattgattaaaattattttggtgaTAAAGATTGAAGCTGAGCCTGCACATGTTAAGTGCTTGCTCTACTCGTGAGCCTCCAGCTTTAAAGTTTAAATCTCCTTCCGGCTGGGGCCCTGCTACAGGCTTAGTTGGCTTCATGGGTATGTGACTCGTGTAGTTGCAAAACAGCACTTTTGTTTTGCACTGAGCCCTGAAGAGTTTCTAGCCAGGCCTGGCTCCATGATTCTCGGAACACAACTAGCCTCCTCAGAGAACTAATTTGGTCACCATGGAAATCAGAAGACAGACCTGCTGACCAGTGGCAGCAAAGGACCAGTGGCCCTTCTCACCACCTAGTGTTTCTGACAAGTCACTGGATTCTGCGCCCCGGGCAGGGCACACATAGGCTCTGGTTGGTCCCTTGGAGAGGTTTTCTTCTCAGGAGCAGACAGTGTAAAATACAGCAGCATTCACTCCCCAGCACCTGGTCCCAGATTGTTGGGGGGTTGTGGGAAGGCAAATGTGGAAACACAGAATTAAACGCAAttatcagggctggtggagtggctcatgtagcAGAGTGccagcttagcaagtgtgaggctgagttcaaaccccagagctgccaaaaaaccaaaacaaaacaaaacccataatTACCATTTTCAGTTGTGGGGCTTGTCAGGGTCCTGCATGTGCACGTGAGGCAATGCTTCCCAAACAGACACTTTCCCTAGCTCATGGGCTCAGGGGCACACCTAGGGAAAATCTGGGGTCACAGTTCCCATGCGTGTCCTTTAGAGACCCAGGTGacctttacaagtgcaaagccctcagttcatactccagtcccaccaaaaaagaaacagaagatgaGCGTCCTCTTGCCAAGATGAGGTGAACATCAGAGGCACCCTGCCAGGTATCTGCTCACCCGTGGGCTGTCAATCACTGGGCACTCCCCCACCCCAGGCTCACAGCTCAGTTCCCCCTAGGTGGAGGCATGAAGGATTTGGAAGTGGCCCACTTTGGGTGGGCAGATGGCGTGACATAGTCATCTTCTAGAGCCGAGCTACTCATTTGTGCATGAAAGCCATGTTACCTTTGTGTCCAGATCCCTTCAGTTATCTGGGCACCATGTGCCCCCCCCCAGGCACTTTCTTCATTTGTCATGCGTGGAAAGGGTCCGGAACTGCTAAAACACAGTGTCCTATGCTGTGCTGATCTCACCACTGTCCTTCTCTTTGCCAGGCTGGAAGTGCACCTTGTGGGAGGGTTCAGTGATGAAAGGCAGTTGTCACAAAAACTTACCCATCAACTCCTCAGTAagttcactttttttcttctccaaatttGATAAAAGTTGATACCTATTTTTGCTCAGGTTAAAAATCTTTCTAGTAGAAAGCCTTAAGAGGGACCACTTGGAAGAGGTCGCTTGGCTAGGGTGGCAGCATTGAGCTACATTCTTGGGAGCTAATGGAACGGGGACAAGATTTCCTCTTGAAATAGCAattgaggggctggcagagtggctcaagtggtagagcatctacctagcaggcatgaggccctgagttcaaacctcagtgcaggaaaaaaaaaaagacaaaacagcaAGTGACATTGTAGAATAGTAAGCACTCTGAATCATGTAAAGAACAGAACCCCCCTCCTGGTTGGAATGTCCATTTTAACCTGCAGAAAGTGGAAACAGTGGTGATACCTactaaatcagaagaaaaaaagataaaaagaaaaaagatacttttTTGTATTAATTTCCCAGCAGGCAGTGATGTAGGCACACACAGTGCCACAGGGAAACCCATCAGGAAAGCGGTTTGGCAGTGTCTTTAAGGGATCATAGCCTTTGACCCAGTAACCCCCTTCTAGGAATGGTCTGTAAGAAAGTTATCTAAAATGTGCACGGAGATTTATGTTCAAAGATGAACGACAGAACATCTGTGGAGTAGGATGTAGCCACTGAAAAGATGCttatgagccaggtgtggtggcacacctgtTACTTCAGCACTTGAGAAGCACAAgtgggaggattgagagttcaaggccagcctgggttacacagcaagacctacAGAGAATGATCAAGTTCCAAAAACAATCAAACCAcaagccgggcgctggtggctcacgcctgtaatcttagctattcaggaggcagagaacaggaggatcactgttcgaagccagcctgggtaaatagttcatgagaccctgtattgaaaaacacttcacaaaaatagggctggtggagtggctcaaggtgaaggcccctagtactgcaaaaaaaaaaaaaaacccacaaaacaacTACTTCTGAAGAGGGTTGAATTACAGGGgtaaatacatatgtacaaaaAAATCAGGATAGAAAATTGTACAGTCTGAGCAGGTACATTGTCTCCACAGTATGAGCTCAGCTATGTAGGGAAATAAGAGAGTGCCAGGTTACAGCACTCTCCTGGGTTTCCAACTTTTCTTGTAATGATAGACTGACAATTGGAAGACAGGTAGCTTGGAAGAGTTGGTGCCTCCCAGCCACCTATGAATCTCGGCATCCCCCAGCCTGAGAAGAGAATGATGGGAAGGCTCGATCTCAACTCCTCTGAGCTGTCTTAGAGGCCAGGTGGTGGCCGAAAGGGCAAGGGAGAGTGCTTGACAGGCTTCTGACCCTTGACCTCTTGACCAGCTCTGTGTTCTGCTAATCCAAGAAATTGTTTTGAtgtcagttttaaaatttaattgcagGTGAGTTTGACAGACAGGAAGATGACATTCACTTAGTGACATTATGTGTGACAGGTAAGCCACTTGTGCCATTTCCCCAAACAAAGCTCAGTCCAGTCAGGCTTTGTCTGCATCCTTCCTGTAGGGCCTGGCATCAGGACTTGGGTCATAGAAGACACGCAACAGCTTGTTACCACTTTGCTCTGTTCCCATTCTTCCCACCACTGGAATGGCCTCTTCTCCTTGTCCAAGTTtaactccttccctctcccccttagcATGCCACACATCTCCTTCCTTAGGCTCATCAGAGGCTTGTCCTCCCGGAAGGGGAGGGAGCTGGCCGCAGAGAGGAGCTGCTCTTGcctgtcaggtgtggtggtgcgtgGAGGAGGCTGCGAGGCAGTGGTTGCCAGTGGCCCTGGTTCATTAACCACCTGCCGCCTAGGATTCTGCAGGGAAAGAAGGCAGCAGCCCCCTTCACTTCCAGTTTCTCCCCTTTTGTAGTGAGGGCTGGCTTACTGTTCAAAATAGAACTGCTCAGTGCCTCTTAACAATTGTTTTTATTCCTTAGAATTAAatgacagagaagaaaatgaaaaccacttTCCAGTAATCTCTGGCATTGGTAAGTAGTGTGGTTATTGGAGGGTTGGAGTTGGTGATGCATGGACTGGGCAGGCGGGTTAGTCTTCGGGCACTGCTGCTAGTATATGACGGCCtcgagttcaaagcccagcacttGCGTTTACTGTGAGAACGTGGGCGAGTCTGCTTGACTTCACTAATCTCACCATTCATGAAGCTTCAAGAATGCCCCAGCCTGAGGGCCAGTGTACAGTGTGGCCTATGTAACTGGGCACTGGGGGATGGCAGCTGAGCATTTGGGTATTTATGTACTTTGGGAATGGAGTGAGGTTTTAACTGAGAACAAAAATCCAACAGAAGAAGGTATAAATCTTAGCAGGTTAAAGGAAAATCCAAAACCCTCTTCCCTTCTGTGACTGACAGCCTGGGGATCCTGAGGCAGGAGCACGAACCTGGCATATTTATGAAAGGCTTCTGTGTCTTTAATGTTTTACTTAGCTGGGTGGTGAGTACACAGGtgctcattattttattctgtaaTTTTGTATAcatctaaaataataatatgaaaattcaAGCAAACGAAAACACCAGCTATTGCCACCATTACAAGGCCACCCTTCTTCCCCCAGCAGGACACCAGTGCATTTGGTCATGGGGCTGACCAGGGAGGCCCTACCACAGTGCCTGCTGCAGGGACCGTGTGCTCACACAGAGCAGCTCTGGATTTGGGACAGATCATACTTGCGCTCAGCTGTTGTCAGTTTCCAGTGGGAAGCTATAGACACCTCGTTTTGTTCAGTTCCCATTCTTTTCTCATGTATGCATGGTCGTAGGAATGTAACCTCCCTCCTTTGGGCCTTTGTCAGTTCAGTCACTCTGTTGTCCCTTGCAGCTGTCAACATTAAGACTGCGGAGATTTATAGAGCCTCCTTTCAAGACCGAGGCCCAGAGGAGCTGCTTCGGGCCGCCAGGGCTTTAGCGGGAGGCCCGGTGAGTGCAAATCTTCagtaaagagggaaggaggaagaaacacTAGAGCCTCGAGTTTAATGGAACCTAGAGAAGCTTATGGCTGCCTCCTGAAAGCTGTAAATGACCAGGGCCCACAGGCTTGCTGGCTGTTCAGGAGTAAGGAGTGAGTTTAGGTTCTAAGTGCAAGACCCCAGTTCTCTGCCTGAGATGTACAGGCAACGTAAGAGTGAACACACAGTGTCTGGATCCAGAAAGGGAGGGGAGCAGTGGGGAGAAAGGAGGCTTATCTGTCCACGCTCAGTGCTAGGCTTTCTCGTGAATGGACCAGATCACTGAAGAGCACTTGCTGGAGCGACTTAAGCTTCCTTTCCTTAAGATGCTTTTCCCTCTCCTCCAGTGCCTTGTGCATGCAAACGAGCTACACTCCCTGCCTGGCGgtgctttttatttaaatattttaattttaaaagttagaaaaatagGGGCTgtggatatggctcagtggtagagtgcttgcctgagataggtgaggccatgggttcagttcctatcaccacaaaaataaagttagaaaaacaaGACTCCCAGGCCCCATTTGAGGAATGGGTGGGAGAATTTCTAAATGCTCTAATTTAAACCCAGAAACCTGCTCTTTTGTGAACTGATATTTTCATAGGAAAATGTGTGTAGTCAGTGATTTGTTTTGCCGACCTTTGAACATTTTCAGGAATCCTCTCGCTGTCCCTCAGTTAATGTTTAGTCTCAGTAACCAAAACTGGGAATTGAGGGAATGTAGCATTTGGCAAGTTAGCTTTTCCCAAGTTGGAGTTTCCTTTCTTTCGGTGGGTCATCAGGCATTTTGAGTTTAAGTTGCAAGGTGACAGCTGCTTGGGTTATGAGTAACAAGGTAATGGTTCATGCAGCCATGGGGAACACAGACCAGATAGGCTCTGCCCTGATACTCACTGGGCACATGAGGACTCTGTGTCTCAAGTTTTCACCCAGAAAGGGAAGCGTGCACCTTCACAACCAAGCACAGCGACACGCATTATTATCACAAAGTGCAGGACCAGACACGGAAAGTATTCTGTAGGGGGCAGCTTTGTTCTTGTGGGAGAGAAGTGTTTGTTTAAGCAGCTGTTCTAGGTGAATGAATGCCTCTGGACTGGACTACACTGCAGCTTTCGGGAACGGGAGGATTTGAGAGGCGGTGGCATTCCTTAATCCTATCCTTGAAATGTTTCCTTCAGATGATTAGCATTTATGATGCAGAGACAGAGCAACTTCGAATAGGCCCGTATTCCTGGATGCCATTTCCACATGTGGATTTCTGGTTGCAGCAAGATGACAAGGAAATACTAGAGGTGAGAATTTACAGGTTGGGTAAATCTTAAGTCTCTGGAccctggtttcctcatctgtaagaaaaaaaagggtTCAGGCCAGATAACTGCTTTTCCCTCAGTGGGCAGGACTTACCTTTTGGAAACCACTGGCAGACTCCATTTACCTGCTACACCAATTGGACATAAGTAACATCCTGAGGTTGGTACAAGTGAAGCAGTCAACTGCAGGTACTTCGTGAGGTACAGTGAGGTAGATGCTGCGCTCAGAGTGTCGTTATTAAAGAACACAAGGCTACTTGACATCAGAGTAGGGAACAGAGTCAGGCTACTTCTACTTCTCTCTCATGCCCACCAACAATCTTTGTTTTTTCAGAACCTGTCCACTTCACCTTTGGCCGAGCCCCCCCACTTTGTTGAACATATTCGTTCTACCTTGATGTTTTTAAAGAAGTACCCATCTCCAATGAGCACACTGTTTCCTGGAAATAAAGCTCTCCTCTACAAAAAAACTCAAGCTGGCTTATGGGAAAAGA is from Castor canadensis chromosome 17, mCasCan1.hap1v2, whole genome shotgun sequence and encodes:
- the Ntan1 gene encoding protein N-terminal asparagine amidohydrolase isoform X1, coding for MPLLVEGQRVRLPQSAGELVRAHPCLEERARLLRGQSVQPVGPQGLLYVQQRELAVTSPKDGSISILGSDDATTCHIVVLRHTGNGATCLTHCDGTDTKAEVSLIMNSIKSFSNDVHGGRLEVHLVGGFSDERQLSQKLTHQLLSEFDRQEDDIHLVTLCVTELNDREENENHFPVISGIAVNIKTAEIYRASFQDRGPEELLRAARALAGGPMISIYDAETEQLRIGPYSWMPFPHVDFWLQQDDKEILENLSTSPLAEPPHFVEHIRSTLMFLKKYPSPMSTLFPGNKALLYKKTQAGLWEKTSFPES
- the Ntan1 gene encoding protein N-terminal asparagine amidohydrolase isoform X2, whose protein sequence is MNSIKSFSNDVHGGRLEVHLVGGFSDERQLSQKLTHQLLSEFDRQEDDIHLVTLCVTELNDREENENHFPVISGIAVNIKTAEIYRASFQDRGPEELLRAARALAGGPMISIYDAETEQLRIGPYSWMPFPHVDFWLQQDDKEILENLSTSPLAEPPHFVEHIRSTLMFLKKYPSPMSTLFPGNKALLYKKTQAGLWEKTSFPES